The Candidatus Cybelea sp. genome window below encodes:
- a CDS encoding aspartate carbamoyltransferase catalytic subunit encodes MRIRRSLLDLDDLTAEELAYIFDRTTQFEQTPPGPRLAGKACVNMFFEESTRTFTSFNLAELRLGADVVNLVPRNSSLASKGETLEDMAMTLGAMGISVVVVRHPQAGFPAKIALGFDGHVINAGDGAHAHPTQALLDIYTLIEEFGDLAGRSIAIVGDVLHSRVAHSAIRGLGRLGASVVLVGPEPFLPSSYAGNGVRVERDFDAVLPDVDAIVLLRIQRERFAAMPITDTEYVSAYRLDARRLKSLRREAIVMHPGPYNRGMELDDSVLAFAGWRYARQVHHGIAIRMAVLDLLVNARSL; translated from the coding sequence ATGCGGATTCGCCGTAGCCTCCTCGATCTCGACGATCTGACCGCTGAAGAACTCGCGTACATTTTCGACCGCACGACGCAGTTCGAACAGACGCCGCCCGGGCCGAGGCTCGCCGGTAAAGCCTGCGTCAACATGTTTTTCGAGGAGAGCACTCGCACGTTCACCTCATTCAACCTCGCCGAACTGCGGCTGGGGGCCGACGTCGTGAACCTCGTCCCGCGCAATTCGAGCCTGGCAAGCAAAGGCGAGACGCTCGAAGATATGGCGATGACGCTGGGCGCGATGGGGATCTCCGTCGTCGTCGTGCGCCATCCGCAGGCCGGCTTCCCCGCGAAGATCGCGCTGGGCTTCGACGGGCACGTGATCAATGCCGGCGACGGCGCGCACGCCCATCCGACGCAGGCGCTGCTCGACATCTACACCCTGATCGAAGAGTTCGGCGATCTTGCCGGGCGCTCGATCGCGATCGTCGGCGACGTTCTGCATAGCCGCGTCGCGCATTCGGCGATTCGTGGTCTCGGACGGCTCGGTGCGAGCGTCGTCCTCGTCGGCCCGGAGCCGTTTCTGCCGTCCAGCTATGCCGGCAACGGCGTCCGCGTCGAACGCGATTTCGACGCGGTGCTGCCGGACGTCGACGCGATCGTTTTGCTGCGCATTCAGCGCGAGCGCTTCGCCGCGATGCCGATCACCGATACGGAGTACGTGAGCGCGTACCGGCTCGACGCACGAAGGCTCAAGTCGCTGCGGCGAGAGGCGATCGTCATGCATCCCGGGCCCTACAACCGCGGGATGGAGCTCGACGATTCGGTGCTGGCGTTCGCAGGCTGGCGCTACGCACGCCAGGTGCACCACGGCATCGCGATCCGAATGGCGGTTTTGGATCTGCTCGTTAACGCGAGAAGCCTATAA
- the pyrR gene encoding bifunctional pyr operon transcriptional regulator/uracil phosphoribosyltransferase PyrR, giving the protein MTATAPYRILAKRDEIARVISRLAYQIVEPNEAQDELVILAVRRGGEALAVRIAAEIERIAGRMPALGFLNINLYRDDRVTHELPESQIPVDLSGRHVVIVDDVLYTGRTIRSALDAVTDFGRPAAIRLCVLVDRGLREIPIQPDYVGRFTPTSRNQRVKVVLSPQPSDSDEIDILGTTDADSP; this is encoded by the coding sequence ATGACCGCTACCGCGCCCTATCGTATTTTGGCCAAGCGTGACGAGATCGCGCGCGTCATCTCGCGCCTCGCGTACCAAATCGTCGAACCCAACGAGGCGCAGGACGAACTCGTCATCCTCGCCGTGCGCCGCGGGGGCGAGGCACTGGCCGTGCGAATCGCCGCCGAAATCGAACGGATCGCCGGCCGCATGCCGGCGCTCGGGTTCCTCAATATCAACCTCTACCGCGACGACCGAGTGACGCACGAGCTGCCGGAGTCGCAGATTCCCGTCGACCTCTCCGGGCGGCACGTCGTCATCGTCGATGACGTGCTCTACACCGGGCGCACGATTCGCTCGGCGCTCGACGCCGTCACCGACTTCGGAAGGCCCGCGGCGATCCGCCTCTGCGTGCTCGTCGACCGCGGCCTGCGCGAGATCCCGATTCAGCCCGACTATGTAGGCCGGTTTACGCCGACGTCGCGCAATCAGCGCGTAAAGGTCGTTCTCTCGCCGCAGCCCTCCGACTCGGACGAAATCGATATCCTGGGAACCACCGATGCGGATTCGCCGTAG